A single genomic interval of Pelagerythrobacter marensis harbors:
- a CDS encoding PAS domain S-box protein, with translation MAAIVDHSSDAIVSRDLDGNVMSWNVAAERLFDIPAAEMVGHSIRRIVPADRQDEEDSIFARVRNGELVPKFETMRLRADGTEIPVAITVSPIRDAAGTIIGASEIANDLREQANLRAELLQSRQRFEALANNIPQLAWMADRNGWMFWYNQRWYDFTGTTLAEMEGWGWCGVHHPDHVDRVVESVQRSWDTGEPWSETFPLRGKTGEYRWFLTQAQPLRDENGDVILWCGTHTDITEERETNERIRLLMNEVNHRSRNILATIQAIIQRTVGGTDPELVDALTRRIAALSANQDLLTSGNWIGATVEDIAKSQILHVSDISEGRVEFDGPPDVKLKPSAAEALGLAIHELATNAAKYGALSNSEGRVTLRWRVEERDGAPTLALEWRERDGPPVVSPKRCGFGTTIIKRNPEMAMRAQVTLDYLPDGVEWRVLAPLDVLAKAAKESIRQSGD, from the coding sequence ATGGCAGCGATCGTCGATCATTCCTCGGACGCAATCGTTTCGAGGGATCTGGACGGCAATGTGATGAGCTGGAATGTCGCGGCCGAACGTCTGTTCGATATTCCCGCAGCCGAGATGGTCGGCCATTCGATCCGGCGGATCGTTCCGGCGGACCGGCAGGACGAGGAAGATTCCATTTTCGCCCGGGTGCGGAACGGCGAACTGGTGCCCAAGTTCGAGACCATGCGGCTGAGAGCCGATGGAACGGAGATTCCGGTTGCCATCACCGTGTCGCCCATCCGCGATGCGGCAGGAACCATCATCGGCGCGTCGGAGATCGCGAACGATCTGCGCGAACAGGCGAACCTGCGTGCCGAACTGCTGCAAAGCCGGCAGCGGTTCGAGGCGCTTGCCAACAATATTCCGCAACTGGCCTGGATGGCCGACCGGAACGGGTGGATGTTCTGGTACAACCAGCGGTGGTACGATTTCACCGGGACAACGCTGGCGGAGATGGAGGGCTGGGGCTGGTGCGGCGTCCATCACCCGGACCATGTCGACCGGGTTGTCGAGAGCGTTCAGCGTTCCTGGGACACGGGCGAGCCCTGGAGCGAAACCTTTCCCCTTCGCGGCAAGACCGGCGAATACCGCTGGTTTCTGACACAGGCACAGCCGCTGCGCGACGAGAACGGCGATGTGATCCTGTGGTGCGGCACCCATACCGACATTACCGAGGAGCGCGAGACGAACGAGCGCATCCGTCTGCTGATGAACGAGGTCAATCACCGGTCGCGCAATATCCTGGCGACGATCCAGGCGATTATTCAGCGCACGGTGGGCGGTACCGATCCCGAACTGGTCGATGCACTGACCCGGCGCATCGCCGCGCTATCCGCCAATCAGGATCTTCTGACCAGCGGCAACTGGATCGGCGCCACGGTGGAAGACATCGCAAAGTCCCAGATCCTCCACGTCAGCGACATTTCCGAAGGGCGCGTGGAGTTCGACGGCCCTCCCGACGTCAAGTTGAAGCCATCCGCCGCGGAGGCGCTGGGCCTGGCGATTCACGAACTGGCGACCAATGCCGCCAAGTACGGCGCGCTCTCCAATTCGGAAGGGCGGGTGACGCTGCGCTGGCGTGTGGAGGAACGCGATGGCGCGCCGACGCTCGCTCTCGAATGGCGCGAACGCGACGGTCCGCCGGTCGTTTCGCCAAAACGTTGCGGTTTCGGCACGACCATTATCAAGCGCAATCCCGAAATGGCAATGCGCGCCCAGGTGACGCTCGATTATCTGCCGGACGGCGTGGAATGGCGGGTTCTCGCCCCGCTCGACGTTCTGGCGAAGGCCGCAAAAGAATCGATCCGCCAATCGGGCGATTGA
- a CDS encoding DEAD/DEAH box helicase: protein MTFDKLGLSQPVLQALDLKGYNTPTPIQAQAIPPVLEGRDLLGIAQTGTGKTAAFMLPSIDRLREAGRQTPFKSCRMLVLAPTRELAGQIAQSAKDYGALAGLKVQSIVGGTSVNKDRNKLHRGTDILVATPGRLLDLIDQKAFGLGSVEILVLDEADQMLDLGFIHALRKISQLVPDDRQTLFFSATMPKQIKELVGKYCREPVHVSVTPESTTAERIDQYLFMVQQDEKQTLLEMILRGRHPVPGKIERVLVFTRTKHGADRVVKKLAQAGVPANAIHGNKSQPQRERALSEFRSAKTPVLVATDVAARGIDIPGVSHVVNYELPNVPEQYVHRIGRTARAGADGIAIAFCAEDERAYLKDIRKTTDAEFDRLPLPDNFRAVVEGVGPTKPAPRPPHQRVAVKPRGEGRPASGEQRKSNAKHSHRTGRPRIGEGRGGEGDSARPRRRRRRSGRGGRG, encoded by the coding sequence ATGACATTCGATAAACTCGGGCTTTCGCAGCCCGTCCTTCAGGCGCTCGACCTGAAAGGCTACAACACGCCCACGCCGATCCAGGCGCAGGCGATCCCCCCCGTTCTCGAAGGCCGCGACTTGCTCGGCATCGCGCAAACCGGAACGGGCAAGACGGCGGCGTTCATGCTGCCCAGCATCGACCGGCTGCGCGAGGCCGGCCGGCAAACGCCGTTCAAGTCGTGCCGCATGCTCGTGCTGGCGCCCACCCGGGAACTGGCCGGGCAGATCGCCCAGTCGGCGAAGGATTACGGTGCGCTTGCGGGCCTCAAAGTGCAGTCGATCGTCGGCGGCACTTCGGTCAACAAGGACCGTAACAAGCTGCACCGCGGCACCGATATTCTGGTTGCCACGCCCGGGCGCTTGCTCGACCTGATCGACCAGAAGGCCTTCGGTCTGGGTTCGGTGGAAATCCTCGTCCTCGACGAGGCCGACCAGATGCTCGACCTCGGCTTCATTCACGCGCTGCGCAAGATCAGCCAGCTCGTGCCGGACGATCGCCAGACGCTGTTTTTCAGTGCCACGATGCCCAAGCAGATCAAGGAACTGGTCGGCAAATATTGCCGCGAGCCGGTCCATGTTTCGGTCACGCCCGAGAGCACGACGGCCGAGCGGATCGACCAGTACCTGTTCATGGTCCAGCAGGACGAGAAGCAGACGCTGCTCGAAATGATCCTGCGCGGCCGCCATCCGGTGCCGGGCAAGATCGAGCGCGTGCTCGTGTTCACCCGGACCAAGCATGGCGCGGACCGTGTGGTGAAGAAACTGGCGCAGGCCGGCGTTCCCGCCAATGCGATCCACGGCAACAAGAGCCAGCCGCAGCGCGAGCGCGCGTTGAGCGAATTCCGTTCGGCGAAGACGCCGGTGCTGGTCGCGACCGACGTTGCGGCACGCGGGATCGATATCCCGGGGGTCAGCCACGTCGTCAATTACGAGCTGCCCAACGTGCCCGAACAGTACGTCCACCGCATCGGCCGCACGGCGCGCGCGGGTGCGGACGGGATCGCGATCGCGTTCTGTGCGGAGGACGAGCGCGCTTACCTGAAGGATATCCGCAAGACCACCGATGCCGAGTTCGATCGTCTGCCCTTGCCGGACAACTTCCGCGCCGTGGTCGAGGGTGTGGGGCCGACAAAGCCGGCGCCGCGCCCGCCGCATCAACGCGTCGCGGTGAAGCCGCGCGGCGAGGGGCGCCCGGCGTCCGGCGAGCAGCGCAAGTCGAACGCGAAGCATTCGCACCGTACGGGCAGGCCCCGTATCGGCGAAGGCCGCGGCGGGGAGGGCGACAGCGCGCGACCCCGGCGCCGCCGCCGGCGGTCGGGGCGCGGCGGTCGGGGCTGA
- a CDS encoding CDP-alcohol phosphatidyltransferase family protein — MERYSHATVEPIERIQENLIARLERRVLNRLCAAMPGWVVPDMLTFAGMFGAMLVFAGYLASNLDAEWLWLSIAGYVVHWFGDSLDGSLARFRKIERPRYGYFLDHSCDGFATMLVVVGIGLSSYVEMEVALIALVGYLLMSIHAFLSVRVLGELRLSYLNAGPTELRLILIGLTLAMLIAGPENPIVWQLNVFDLFVGGVGLLLIALFAAQTASTARRLAKEEPPAHRRRD, encoded by the coding sequence ATGGAACGATATTCCCATGCCACGGTCGAGCCGATCGAGCGCATTCAGGAGAACCTGATCGCGCGCCTAGAACGACGCGTTCTGAACCGCCTCTGCGCCGCCATGCCCGGTTGGGTCGTGCCCGACATGCTGACTTTCGCCGGCATGTTCGGTGCCATGCTGGTCTTCGCCGGCTATCTGGCGAGCAACCTCGACGCCGAATGGCTATGGCTCTCGATCGCCGGCTACGTCGTCCACTGGTTCGGCGACTCGCTTGATGGCAGCCTGGCACGCTTCCGCAAGATCGAACGGCCACGCTACGGCTATTTCCTGGACCACAGTTGTGACGGTTTCGCGACCATGCTGGTCGTCGTGGGCATCGGCCTCAGTTCTTACGTCGAGATGGAGGTCGCCCTCATCGCGCTCGTGGGATACCTGCTCATGTCGATCCACGCCTTCCTCTCGGTGCGCGTGCTGGGCGAACTCAGGCTGTCCTACCTCAACGCCGGACCGACCGAACTGCGCCTGATCCTGATCGGTCTCACGCTCGCGATGCTGATCGCCGGGCCGGAGAATCCGATCGTCTGGCAACTCAACGTATTCGATCTGTTCGTCGGGGGCGTGGGCCTGCTGCTGATCGCGCTCTTCGCGGCGCAGACTGCTTCGACGGCACGCCGACTGGCGAAAGAGGAACCGCCCGCCCACCGCCGCCGCGATTGA
- a CDS encoding SRPBCC family protein — protein MGDWANEAVDEVVREVRSIEWQGKPARVVAAARSYATDPADLWDAITDPARLKRWFLPISGELREGGHYQFDGNAGGTIDRCEAPRHLAVTWEFNGGLSWVNVTLEADGSGATRLLLEHIGLEDEAGLAFWQQFGPGAVGVGWDLGLYGLAEHLRTGEGKPEQGEEEWLATGEGRAFATASSEAWYRAALAFGTDESAARGAADRTTAFYTGGGEA, from the coding sequence ATGGGCGATTGGGCAAACGAGGCGGTGGACGAAGTTGTTCGGGAAGTGCGCAGCATCGAGTGGCAGGGCAAGCCGGCCCGCGTCGTCGCTGCGGCGCGATCCTATGCCACCGATCCCGCCGATTTATGGGATGCGATAACCGATCCGGCCCGCCTGAAACGCTGGTTCCTGCCGATCTCCGGCGAACTGCGCGAAGGCGGGCATTACCAATTCGACGGGAACGCCGGCGGCACGATCGATCGCTGCGAGGCACCCCGGCACCTGGCGGTGACCTGGGAGTTCAACGGCGGGTTGAGCTGGGTCAACGTCACCCTCGAAGCCGACGGCAGCGGCGCGACACGTCTGTTGCTCGAACATATCGGGCTCGAGGATGAAGCGGGCCTTGCGTTCTGGCAGCAGTTCGGCCCCGGCGCAGTGGGCGTCGGCTGGGACCTCGGCCTCTACGGCCTGGCCGAGCATCTTCGCACCGGCGAGGGGAAACCGGAGCAGGGCGAGGAGGAATGGCTCGCAACGGGCGAAGGGCGTGCTTTCGCCACGGCGTCGAGCGAGGCGTGGTATCGCGCGGCGCTCGCTTTCGGCACGGATGAAAGCGCGGCGCGCGGCGCGGCGGATCGCACCACGGCGTTCTATACCGGTGGCGGCGAGGCCTGA
- a CDS encoding metalloregulator ArsR/SmtB family transcription factor: MHAFDILGDPVRRRILELLATGEQSSGAIVAVISEEFGISQPAVSQHLRVLRESGFAQVRSEAQRRLYSIDAAPLEEVERWLEPFRRFWDHKLEALATEVARGKRARRQRDDAAGEGA; this comes from the coding sequence ATGCACGCTTTCGACATTCTTGGCGATCCCGTCCGACGGCGGATTCTGGAGCTGCTTGCCACAGGGGAGCAATCGTCGGGCGCCATCGTCGCGGTAATTTCCGAGGAGTTCGGGATCAGCCAGCCCGCGGTGTCGCAGCATCTTCGCGTTCTACGCGAAAGCGGCTTCGCACAAGTCCGTTCGGAAGCGCAGCGGCGGCTCTATTCGATCGATGCCGCACCGCTGGAAGAGGTCGAGCGCTGGCTCGAGCCGTTCCGCCGGTTCTGGGACCACAAGCTCGAGGCGCTGGCGACCGAAGTGGCGCGCGGCAAGCGTGCCCGCCGGCAACGCGACGATGCGGCGGGGGAGGGCGCCTGA
- the gor gene encoding glutathione-disulfide reductase gives MADQYDYDLFTIGAGSGGVRASRVAASHGARVIVAEEHRVGGTCVIRGCVPKKMLVYGAHFAEDLEDARAFGWTIENPKFDWATLRDNVLRDVDRLNGLYTETLDNHGVEIVNERAELVGPHEIKLSGGRTVTARHILIATGARPHVPDCPGHELGITSNEAFHLETLPRRILIAGGGYIANEFAGIFNELGSQVTIINRSDQLLRGYDEALRDRLLQISMMKGIDFRFHAEFRGIEKNDDGTLKVSMTNHDDLMVDCVLFATGRLPNTGGLGLEKAGVETGEKNEILVDRFSKTNVDHIYAVGDVTDRVQLTPVAIREGQAFADTVFGGGDPIAVDHDCIPSAVFSHPPLAGVGLTEGQARNKYGSVRVYQSDFRPMKNVLAGRNERSLYKMVCDEDSGRILGIHMIGPEAAEIMQAAAVAVKAGLTKADFDATVAIHPTMAEELVLLR, from the coding sequence ATGGCCGATCAGTACGACTACGACCTTTTCACCATCGGCGCCGGCTCGGGCGGCGTACGCGCGAGCCGGGTCGCAGCGTCGCATGGGGCAAGGGTAATCGTGGCGGAAGAGCATCGGGTCGGCGGCACCTGCGTCATCCGCGGCTGCGTTCCCAAGAAGATGCTCGTCTACGGCGCGCATTTCGCCGAGGATCTGGAAGACGCCAGGGCATTCGGCTGGACGATCGAGAATCCGAAATTCGACTGGGCAACCTTGCGCGACAATGTGTTGCGCGACGTCGACCGCCTGAACGGTCTCTACACAGAGACGCTCGACAATCATGGGGTCGAGATCGTCAACGAACGGGCCGAACTGGTCGGGCCGCACGAGATCAAGCTTTCCGGCGGGCGGACGGTCACTGCCAGGCATATCCTGATCGCGACCGGCGCGCGCCCCCACGTGCCTGATTGTCCGGGGCATGAGCTGGGCATCACCAGCAACGAGGCCTTTCACCTGGAAACCCTGCCGCGGCGCATCCTGATTGCCGGCGGAGGCTATATCGCCAACGAGTTCGCCGGGATTTTCAACGAGCTGGGCAGTCAGGTCACGATCATCAATCGCAGCGACCAGTTGCTGCGCGGCTATGATGAGGCACTGCGCGACCGGCTGCTTCAGATCAGCATGATGAAGGGGATCGATTTCCGCTTTCACGCGGAATTTCGCGGAATCGAGAAGAACGACGACGGCACGCTCAAGGTGTCGATGACCAATCACGACGATCTGATGGTTGATTGCGTGCTGTTCGCAACGGGGCGCCTGCCCAATACCGGAGGGCTGGGCCTGGAGAAGGCCGGTGTCGAAACCGGCGAAAAGAACGAAATCCTGGTCGATCGTTTCAGCAAGACGAATGTCGATCATATCTATGCCGTGGGCGACGTGACCGATCGCGTCCAACTGACCCCGGTCGCCATTCGCGAAGGGCAAGCCTTTGCCGATACCGTCTTCGGCGGTGGCGATCCGATCGCGGTCGATCACGATTGCATACCCAGCGCGGTGTTCAGCCATCCGCCGCTGGCCGGTGTCGGCCTTACCGAGGGGCAAGCGCGCAACAAGTACGGCTCCGTTCGGGTCTACCAGTCGGACTTTCGCCCGATGAAGAACGTCCTCGCCGGCCGCAACGAGCGCAGCCTATACAAGATGGTGTGCGACGAGGATTCGGGCCGAATCCTGGGTATTCACATGATCGGGCCGGAGGCGGCGGAAATCATGCAGGCGGCTGCCGTCGCCGTTAAGGCCGGGCTGACCAAGGCGGATTTCGACGCCACGGTCGCGATCCATCCGACTATGGCCGAGGAACTGGTTCTGCTGCGCTGA
- a CDS encoding acyl-CoA carboxylase subunit beta, with the protein MSANIAEMERRREAARMGGGQKRIDAQHAKGKLTARERLDILLDEGSFEELDTYVEHDCVDFGMQDQKIPGDGVVTGSGTINGRLVYVFSQDFTVFGGSLSKRHAEKICKVMDTALKVGAPVIGLNDSGGARIQEGVASLGGYAEVFQRNVLASGVIPQISLIMGPCAGGAVYSPAMTDFIFMVKDSSYMFVTGPDVVKTVTNEVVTQEDLGGAVTHTTKTSVADLAFENDIETLLQTRNFFDYLPLSNREPVPERPTADPWDREEPSLDTLIPDNANQPYDMHEVIRKTLDEGDFFEIQPAHAGNIICGFGRVEGRTVGVVANQPMVLAGVLDINSSKKAARFVRFCDAFDIPILTFVDVPGFLPGTSQELGGIIKHGAKLLFAYAEATVPKITVITRKAYGGAYDVMASKHLRGDLNYAWPTAEIAVMGAKGAVEIIFRQDRDDPDKIAEKTREYEERFANPFVAASRGYIDEVIHPHSTRRRIALGLRKLRGKVLENPWKKHDNIPL; encoded by the coding sequence ATGTCAGCCAATATCGCCGAAATGGAACGCCGTCGCGAAGCCGCCCGCATGGGCGGAGGGCAAAAGCGGATCGACGCACAACATGCCAAAGGCAAGCTCACCGCTCGCGAACGGCTCGACATCCTTCTCGACGAAGGCAGCTTCGAAGAACTCGACACATATGTCGAACACGATTGCGTCGATTTCGGCATGCAGGATCAGAAGATTCCGGGGGACGGCGTGGTCACCGGAAGCGGCACGATCAACGGCCGCCTCGTCTATGTCTTTTCGCAGGACTTCACCGTCTTCGGCGGTTCGCTGTCGAAGCGCCATGCGGAGAAGATCTGCAAGGTGATGGATACCGCCCTGAAGGTCGGCGCTCCGGTCATCGGCCTCAACGACAGTGGCGGCGCGCGCATCCAGGAAGGCGTCGCCTCGCTCGGCGGTTATGCCGAGGTATTTCAGCGCAACGTCCTGGCCAGCGGCGTCATCCCCCAGATCAGTCTGATCATGGGGCCTTGCGCGGGCGGAGCGGTCTATTCCCCGGCGATGACCGACTTCATCTTCATGGTGAAGGATTCCAGCTATATGTTCGTCACCGGCCCGGATGTGGTGAAGACGGTGACAAACGAGGTCGTGACGCAGGAAGATCTGGGCGGCGCGGTGACGCACACGACCAAGACCAGCGTCGCCGACCTCGCGTTCGAGAACGATATCGAGACCTTGCTGCAGACGCGCAACTTCTTCGACTACTTGCCGCTTTCCAATCGCGAGCCGGTGCCCGAACGGCCCACGGCAGACCCCTGGGATCGCGAGGAGCCGAGCCTCGACACGCTGATCCCCGACAATGCCAATCAGCCATACGACATGCACGAGGTGATCCGAAAGACGCTGGACGAAGGCGATTTCTTCGAGATCCAGCCGGCCCATGCGGGGAACATTATCTGCGGCTTCGGCCGGGTCGAGGGGCGCACCGTGGGGGTCGTCGCCAACCAGCCAATGGTGCTGGCGGGCGTGCTGGACATCAATTCGAGCAAGAAGGCTGCGCGCTTCGTTCGCTTCTGCGATGCCTTCGACATTCCCATCCTGACCTTCGTCGACGTCCCCGGCTTCCTGCCCGGCACGAGCCAGGAACTGGGCGGGATCATCAAGCACGGCGCCAAGCTGCTGTTCGCCTATGCCGAGGCGACCGTGCCCAAGATCACCGTGATCACCCGCAAGGCCTATGGCGGGGCCTACGACGTGATGGCCTCCAAGCACTTGCGCGGCGATCTCAACTACGCCTGGCCGACGGCCGAGATCGCGGTGATGGGCGCGAAGGGGGCGGTCGAGATCATCTTCCGGCAGGACCGCGACGACCCGGACAAGATCGCCGAGAAGACCAGGGAGTACGAGGAACGCTTCGCCAACCCCTTCGTGGCGGCATCGCGGGGGTATATCGACGAGGTGATCCACCCGCATTCGACAAGGCGGCGGATCGCGCTCGGGCTGCGCAAGCTACGCGGAAAGGTGCTGGAGAACCCGTGGAAGAAGCATGATAATATTCCGTTGTGA
- the mce gene encoding methylmalonyl-CoA epimerase: MKLGRLNHIGVATPSIADSIAHYRDTMGATDITEPFDLPEQGVKVCFVNTPTDSGMNGTQIELIEPYDENSPINGFLAKNPLGGQHHVCFEVADIAKAREWFEGAGKRILGPTRIGAHGTPIFFVHPKDMMGQLTEIMETPRGDGHRSN, translated from the coding sequence ATGAAACTCGGCCGTCTCAATCATATTGGCGTCGCGACGCCTTCGATCGCGGACTCGATCGCGCATTATCGCGACACGATGGGCGCGACCGATATCACCGAGCCGTTCGACCTGCCCGAACAAGGGGTGAAGGTCTGCTTCGTCAATACGCCGACCGATAGCGGGATGAACGGGACGCAGATCGAATTGATCGAGCCTTATGACGAGAACTCGCCGATCAATGGCTTCCTCGCCAAGAACCCGCTCGGCGGGCAGCACCATGTGTGCTTCGAGGTTGCGGATATCGCGAAGGCACGCGAATGGTTCGAGGGAGCCGGCAAGCGTATCCTCGGTCCGACACGTATCGGCGCGCACGGGACGCCGATCTTCTTCGTCCACCCCAAGGACATGATGGGCCAACTGACCGAGATTATGGAAACACCCCGGGGTGACGGCCATCGGTCGAACTGA
- a CDS encoding glutathione S-transferase family protein: protein MLFYDSPNPAPNPRRVRIFAAEKGIELPSREVSIVGREQKAPDFVAKNPRGQTPILELDDGTVIAESVAIMRYLEAEHPEPPLFGTTSREIAAIEMWCRRVEMILMFPVAAVWVHTHPFTAALPGRNAEWGEANRPRVADAMRFFDESLGAREYLAGDAFTAADILLLTAIDFAKFVGLEMPEGCANLGTWHDRVSARPSADA, encoded by the coding sequence ATGCTTTTCTACGACAGTCCGAACCCTGCGCCGAACCCCCGCCGCGTGCGCATTTTCGCGGCCGAGAAGGGCATCGAGCTGCCGTCGCGGGAAGTGTCGATCGTCGGGCGCGAGCAGAAGGCGCCCGATTTCGTTGCCAAGAACCCGCGCGGGCAGACGCCGATCCTCGAGCTGGACGACGGCACGGTGATTGCCGAAAGCGTCGCGATCATGCGCTATCTCGAGGCAGAGCATCCCGAGCCGCCGTTGTTCGGCACGACCTCGCGCGAGATTGCCGCGATCGAAATGTGGTGCCGCCGGGTCGAAATGATCCTGATGTTTCCTGTCGCTGCGGTCTGGGTCCATACCCATCCGTTCACCGCCGCGCTGCCCGGCCGCAACGCCGAATGGGGGGAGGCGAACCGCCCGCGTGTCGCCGATGCCATGCGTTTTTTCGACGAATCGCTGGGCGCGCGCGAATATCTTGCGGGCGATGCCTTCACCGCCGCCGATATCCTGCTGTTGACCGCCATCGATTTCGCGAAATTCGTCGGCCTCGAAATGCCCGAAGGATGCGCGAATCTCGGGACATGGCACGATCGCGTTTCCGCGCGGCCGAGCGCCGACGCCTGA
- a CDS encoding enoyl-CoA hydratase-related protein, whose protein sequence is MSYETIIVEKDGPLTTITLNRPDRLNAMPPQMADEIGMVFYDLGDARAVLITGAGKGFCSGADLAARGEGSALQSKGGSHRALQNHYNPAINQVLRTPVPVVCAINGPAAGIGCSLALAGDFVIAGKSAYFLQAFVNIGLVPDGGSTWLLSRAVGRARATRMMMLGEKIGAQQAEDWGLIYKAVDDDALIGEARALAMQLANGPTLAYATMKKNIATALDGDIAQVLLAEAEGQRVAAASKDAAEGGMAFLQKRKPEFTGE, encoded by the coding sequence GTGAGCTACGAAACCATCATCGTCGAGAAGGACGGCCCGCTTACCACCATCACGCTCAACCGGCCCGACCGACTGAACGCGATGCCGCCGCAAATGGCGGACGAGATCGGCATGGTGTTCTACGACCTCGGCGATGCCCGCGCGGTGCTGATCACCGGCGCGGGGAAGGGATTCTGCTCGGGCGCCGATCTTGCCGCGCGGGGAGAGGGGAGCGCGCTCCAGAGCAAGGGCGGCAGCCACCGCGCACTGCAAAACCACTATAACCCCGCGATCAACCAGGTGCTGCGCACGCCGGTGCCGGTGGTCTGCGCGATCAACGGTCCGGCGGCAGGCATCGGCTGCTCGCTCGCCCTGGCAGGCGATTTCGTGATCGCGGGGAAGAGTGCCTATTTCCTCCAGGCTTTCGTCAATATCGGCCTCGTGCCCGATGGCGGCTCGACCTGGCTGTTGTCGCGCGCCGTCGGCCGTGCGCGGGCCACGCGCATGATGATGCTGGGCGAGAAGATCGGTGCGCAACAGGCGGAAGATTGGGGGCTGATCTACAAGGCGGTGGACGACGATGCGCTGATAGGCGAGGCAAGGGCGCTGGCTATGCAGCTCGCCAACGGTCCGACGCTGGCCTATGCGACAATGAAGAAGAATATCGCCACCGCGCTCGATGGCGACATCGCCCAGGTCCTTCTGGCCGAAGCGGAAGGGCAGCGGGTCGCCGCGGCGAGCAAGGATGCGGCCGAAGGCGGGATGGCCTTCCTCCAGAAGCGCAAGCCGGAATTTACAGGCGAGTAA